One Epidermidibacterium keratini DNA segment encodes these proteins:
- a CDS encoding class I SAM-dependent methyltransferase translates to MSDYEAFADQFAAHAEGSAFNAHYDRPAVLALLGPVTGLRVLDVGCGPGLYLEELLRRGAAKVIGSDASQRMVELARARVGENAELRVHDLNEPMPWMSTGSGERVVMALTIHHLERPRVALHEAHRVLTADGRIVISTVHPISDWMQLGGSYFADEIVEDTWNVGWDVRFRRAPLEALVADFKAAGFVIEDLVEPRPAPSMAAAFPDVAERLEREPAFIAFRLRKA, encoded by the coding sequence ATGAGCGACTATGAGGCCTTCGCAGACCAGTTCGCGGCACACGCCGAGGGCTCGGCGTTCAATGCTCACTATGACCGGCCCGCAGTGCTGGCGCTATTAGGGCCGGTCACGGGGCTCCGGGTACTTGATGTCGGCTGCGGACCTGGGCTGTACCTCGAGGAGTTGCTGCGTCGCGGAGCGGCAAAGGTGATCGGCTCTGATGCAAGCCAGCGGATGGTCGAGCTCGCCCGGGCGCGGGTGGGCGAGAACGCCGAGCTCCGCGTGCATGACCTCAACGAGCCGATGCCGTGGATGTCGACCGGCTCAGGCGAGCGTGTGGTGATGGCGCTAACGATCCACCACCTAGAACGGCCGCGGGTGGCACTCCATGAGGCGCATCGCGTCCTCACCGCCGATGGCCGCATCGTCATTTCGACGGTGCACCCGATTTCAGACTGGATGCAGCTCGGCGGGAGCTACTTCGCCGACGAGATCGTCGAGGACACGTGGAACGTCGGCTGGGACGTACGCTTCAGACGAGCACCACTAGAGGCGCTGGTGGCTGACTTCAAAGCAGCTGGTTTCGTGATCGAGGATCTCGTCGAGCCGCGACCGGCTCCCTCGATGGCAGCCGCGTTTCCAGACGTCGCGGAGCGGCTCGAGCGCGAGCCGGCGTTTATCGCGTTTCGGCTGCGCAAGGCGTGA
- a CDS encoding TerC family protein, with product MTAYQIFEIASMAVLVAILIFDLSLVIHRPHVPSMKEATGWVGFYIALALIFAGVLFWMGDSGKATEFMTGWLLEYSLSIDNLFVFIIILSRFTVPKEMQQRILMIGILIAIVLRGIFILVGVRIIEQFSWVFYIFGAYLVYVGFKQAFGHDDDAGEKDSWLIRLLKKRANFTDTWNGGKVTKNIDGTKYLTPFLLVILALGTTDLLFAIDSIPAIFSVTTDPFLVFACNIFALMGLRQLYFLLGGLLERLVYLHYGIAAILAFIGVKLVFHAMKANDVPWINNGEPIKWVPEIQNWHSLLVIVVSMIVAVVASLIKMRRDAQTTGDTSMHIGPSEAELGPDGHYHIVDMTGASFMRPLRVEPTDTGTLTVIDAKGKEAPATQFERETLRAAAREDMDEDELQKVRDHIAKHGDGRDTQDASAAGNDSPEQPTR from the coding sequence TTGACCGCCTACCAGATCTTCGAGATCGCCTCCATGGCAGTTCTCGTCGCCATCCTGATCTTCGACCTGTCCCTGGTCATCCACCGCCCGCACGTGCCCTCGATGAAGGAAGCGACCGGCTGGGTCGGCTTCTACATCGCGTTGGCGCTGATCTTCGCCGGTGTGCTGTTCTGGATGGGCGACTCCGGCAAAGCCACCGAGTTCATGACCGGCTGGCTGCTGGAGTACTCGCTGTCGATTGACAACCTGTTTGTCTTCATCATCATCCTGAGCCGCTTTACCGTGCCGAAGGAGATGCAGCAGCGCATCCTGATGATCGGCATCCTGATCGCGATCGTGCTGCGCGGCATCTTCATCCTGGTCGGCGTACGCATCATCGAGCAGTTCTCCTGGGTGTTCTACATCTTCGGCGCCTACCTGGTGTACGTCGGCTTCAAGCAGGCGTTTGGCCACGATGATGACGCCGGCGAGAAGGACTCGTGGCTGATTCGGCTGCTGAAGAAGCGCGCGAACTTCACCGATACGTGGAACGGCGGCAAGGTCACCAAGAACATTGACGGGACGAAGTACCTCACCCCGTTCCTGTTGGTGATCCTCGCGCTGGGTACGACGGACCTGCTGTTTGCGATCGACTCGATCCCCGCGATCTTCTCGGTAACGACCGATCCGTTCTTGGTCTTCGCCTGTAACATCTTCGCGCTGATGGGCCTGCGCCAGCTCTACTTCCTGCTCGGCGGGTTGCTCGAGCGCCTGGTCTACTTGCACTACGGCATCGCTGCGATCCTCGCCTTCATCGGCGTCAAGCTGGTGTTCCACGCGATGAAGGCCAACGATGTCCCGTGGATCAACAACGGCGAGCCGATCAAGTGGGTCCCGGAGATCCAGAACTGGCACTCGCTGCTGGTGATCGTGGTGTCGATGATCGTTGCCGTCGTCGCGTCGCTGATCAAGATGCGTCGCGACGCGCAGACGACCGGCGACACTTCGATGCACATCGGGCCGTCGGAGGCTGAGCTTGGTCCAGACGGGCACTATCACATCGTTGACATGACCGGCGCGAGCTTCATGCGTCCGCTGCGGGTGGAGCCGACTGACACCGGCACGCTGACGGTGATCGACGCAAAGGGCAAGGAAGCACCGGCGACCCAGTTCGAGCGCGAGACACTGCGGGCCGCAGCGCGCGAGGACATGGACGAGGACGAATTGCAGAAGGTGCGCGATCACATCGCCAAGCACGGCGACGGCCGCGATACGCAAGACGCGTCTGCCGCTGGCAACGACTCACCCGAGCAGCCAACCCGCTAA
- a CDS encoding VOC family protein produces the protein MRVIEIIADLHVDDLSDAKDFYASYLGLADEEFNLGWVARHTSPQTGAHVQLVTRDETAAEDPVVSVKVDDVDAAYREAQECGYEIVHPLTDETWGVRRFFVRAPDGNVLNIVAHRT, from the coding sequence ATGCGTGTTATCGAGATCATCGCGGACCTGCACGTCGACGACCTCAGCGATGCGAAGGACTTCTACGCGAGCTACCTGGGGCTCGCCGACGAGGAGTTCAACCTCGGCTGGGTCGCGCGTCATACCTCGCCACAGACCGGCGCGCACGTTCAGCTGGTGACCCGCGACGAGACGGCGGCCGAGGATCCGGTCGTGTCGGTCAAGGTCGACGACGTCGATGCGGCGTACCGCGAGGCGCAGGAGTGTGGCTACGAGATCGTGCACCCGCTCACCGACGAGACGTGGGGAGTACGCCGCTTCTTCGTCCGTGCCCCCGACGGCAACGTGCTCAACATCGTGGCCCATCGCACCTGA
- a CDS encoding class I SAM-dependent DNA methyltransferase, with protein MQNAASVALMYDVFAKYYDRAEGDSPAGFAAWVIDKARQYGDEPRSLLELGCGTGGVLAELPKAWNKVGVDRSSAMLTVARSKDLGARLIEDDITRLALDQRFDVVACVFDTINHIVDPTKWAATFAVARSHLQPGGIFLWDMNTVGRLRTLAENTPVTFDVDDATLTMDVRPTQDAQYDWEINAEVAGEQPQREVIVEVAFPLDTVRAMVEDAGFDVLEVREIGGQDASDESVRAYFVCRARDEAGARP; from the coding sequence GTGCAGAACGCTGCTAGCGTCGCGCTGATGTACGACGTATTTGCGAAGTACTACGACAGGGCCGAGGGCGACTCACCGGCTGGCTTTGCCGCGTGGGTCATCGACAAGGCGCGGCAGTACGGCGACGAACCGCGGTCGCTTCTCGAGCTCGGATGTGGCACGGGCGGCGTACTCGCCGAGCTGCCGAAAGCGTGGAACAAGGTCGGAGTGGATCGCTCAAGCGCAATGCTTACCGTTGCGCGATCGAAGGATCTAGGCGCCCGCTTGATCGAGGACGACATCACGCGGCTCGCGCTGGACCAGCGATTCGACGTTGTCGCGTGCGTCTTCGACACGATCAACCACATCGTTGATCCTACGAAGTGGGCAGCCACGTTTGCTGTCGCCCGCTCGCATCTGCAGCCCGGGGGAATCTTCCTCTGGGACATGAATACCGTCGGGCGCCTTCGGACGCTTGCCGAAAACACTCCGGTTACCTTCGACGTCGACGACGCCACGCTCACGATGGACGTGAGACCTACTCAAGATGCCCAATATGACTGGGAAATCAACGCTGAGGTGGCTGGCGAGCAGCCGCAGCGTGAAGTCATCGTCGAGGTCGCCTTTCCGCTCGACACAGTGCGCGCCATGGTCGAGGATGCCGGGTTCGACGTACTCGAGGTCCGCGAAATCGGTGGTCAGGACGCGAGTGACGAGTCGGTGCGCGCCTACTTCGTCTGCCGGGCGCGCGACGAAGCTGGTGCACGACCGTAA
- a CDS encoding Ig-like domain-containing protein, with protein sequence MLRWFMAAVLGVGLLAIASPAYAADRSDLINRDSIAITNTSGSDPDAPLNQWNEVEISFEFSSEGKAAPAAGDTFSLKLPNSFRTSAITFDLKDKDGVTLGSCTTSGSDGSTVTCTLNEKVADREFVEGGVWLKAQASKQVSEETVNFDINGEVVPVDLPGEGGIGPEDTVFPEQPAKWGWFTGPDRSEIIWSIFVPGNSVGTTDPLVITDVLGPNQVMKEGWQIQEQDAPGANAWTTVAAYNGDTRGVEMVATETGFTMSIPLEVFNPEKLYRVQYISQTTTSAEGEVYDNVASFEGQDVRSKVTRRFEGGGDINGPGFGSIGVQKLAIAGEGASAVPADTTFTVQATYEQDGQPVTKEVTMTAGGAAQTITNLPTGTVVTLDEIKLPAISGVEWGDPKFSGGSEGIVIAADGKSAQVTVQEQKTVTVSLTNTASVVTTTPPPTTTPPPTTPPPTTTPPVTTPPTTTPPVTTPPGTTEPETTCVETPNPDQPNPQTPATSSPSGSDDDCMPGTGTDTPGTGGTAKPELAKTGSDLSALGGIAAGLVVAGGALLLTTRRRVEASE encoded by the coding sequence GTGCTGCGGTGGTTTATGGCCGCCGTACTCGGAGTCGGCCTACTTGCCATTGCGAGTCCGGCGTACGCCGCCGACCGCTCCGATCTCATCAACCGTGACTCGATCGCCATCACCAACACATCGGGCTCTGATCCCGACGCGCCACTGAACCAGTGGAACGAAGTAGAGATCAGCTTCGAGTTCTCGAGCGAAGGCAAGGCTGCGCCAGCGGCCGGCGATACCTTCAGCTTGAAGCTGCCCAACTCGTTCCGCACCTCAGCGATCACCTTCGATCTAAAGGACAAGGACGGCGTCACGCTCGGCAGCTGCACCACCTCGGGCAGTGACGGATCGACGGTCACCTGCACGCTCAACGAGAAGGTCGCTGACCGCGAGTTCGTCGAGGGCGGCGTGTGGCTCAAGGCTCAGGCCAGCAAGCAGGTCTCCGAGGAGACCGTGAACTTCGATATCAACGGTGAGGTCGTTCCGGTCGACCTGCCGGGCGAGGGCGGCATCGGTCCGGAGGACACGGTCTTCCCCGAGCAGCCAGCGAAGTGGGGCTGGTTCACCGGACCCGACCGCAGCGAGATCATCTGGTCGATCTTCGTCCCCGGCAACTCCGTCGGCACCACGGATCCTCTCGTCATCACCGACGTCCTTGGCCCGAATCAGGTCATGAAGGAGGGCTGGCAGATTCAGGAGCAGGACGCGCCGGGGGCGAACGCGTGGACCACTGTCGCGGCGTACAACGGCGACACTCGCGGTGTCGAGATGGTCGCGACCGAAACCGGGTTCACGATGTCGATCCCGCTTGAGGTCTTCAACCCCGAGAAGCTCTACCGCGTCCAGTACATCTCGCAGACCACCACCTCCGCCGAGGGCGAGGTCTACGACAACGTCGCAAGCTTCGAGGGCCAAGACGTGCGCTCCAAGGTCACCCGTCGCTTCGAGGGCGGCGGCGACATCAACGGCCCCGGCTTCGGCAGCATCGGCGTGCAGAAGCTCGCCATCGCCGGTGAAGGCGCGAGCGCCGTACCCGCGGACACCACCTTCACGGTTCAGGCGACGTACGAGCAGGACGGTCAGCCGGTGACCAAGGAGGTCACGATGACCGCCGGCGGCGCCGCGCAGACCATCACCAACCTGCCGACGGGCACCGTCGTCACGCTCGACGAGATCAAGCTGCCTGCCATCTCAGGCGTCGAGTGGGGCGACCCGAAGTTCTCCGGAGGCTCCGAGGGAATCGTGATCGCCGCGGACGGTAAGTCGGCACAGGTCACCGTTCAGGAGCAGAAGACGGTCACGGTCTCACTGACCAACACGGCGAGTGTCGTCACCACGACTCCGCCGCCGACCACCACACCGCCGCCGACCACTCCCCCTCCGACGACGACTCCTCCAGTGACGACGCCGCCGACCACCACACCGCCGGTGACGACTCCTCCGGGGACCACCGAGCCGGAGACGACCTGCGTCGAGACTCCGAACCCGGACCAGCCGAACCCGCAGACTCCGGCGACGTCCTCGCCGTCAGGGAGCGATGACGACTGCATGCCGGGCACAGGCACTGACACGCCCGGAACCGGGGGTACGGCTAAACCGGAGCTCGCTAAGACCGGTTCTGACCTCAGTGCTCTTGGCGGTATCGCCGCCGGGCTCGTTGTGGCTGGCGGCGCGCTGCTGCTGACCACCCGCCGCCGCGTCGAAGCCTCGGAGTAA
- a CDS encoding mycothiol transferase yields MEARDLLIDGIERTREAGNGALDGLTAEQANWQPGEGLNSISWLLWHMAREQDAQIATLAGTEQVWQRDDWVGRFGLDLPDDSMGYGHSPAEAARVTVDDTSLLTGYLDAATDATVAYLKTVDNDGLDEVVDRMWNPPVTRGVRLVSVIDDAAQHAGQAAYLSGMIGVRE; encoded by the coding sequence ATGGAGGCACGCGACCTACTTATTGACGGCATTGAACGCACCCGCGAGGCCGGGAACGGCGCGCTCGACGGGCTCACCGCTGAACAGGCCAACTGGCAGCCGGGCGAGGGACTGAACTCGATCAGCTGGCTGCTGTGGCACATGGCTCGCGAGCAGGACGCCCAGATCGCGACGCTCGCAGGCACTGAGCAGGTGTGGCAGCGCGACGACTGGGTCGGCCGTTTCGGGCTGGACCTGCCAGACGACTCGATGGGCTACGGACACTCGCCCGCCGAGGCCGCCCGCGTGACGGTTGATGACACGTCATTGCTGACCGGATACCTGGACGCGGCTACCGACGCCACCGTCGCCTACCTGAAGACGGTCGATAACGACGGTCTCGACGAGGTCGTCGACCGCATGTGGAACCCGCCGGTCACCCGCGGCGTACGGCTCGTCAGCGTCATCGACGATGCGGCGCAGCACGCGGGCCAGGCGGCGTACCTCAGCGGCATGATCGGCGTACGCGAGTAG
- a CDS encoding MaoC family dehydratase yields MTSKTQPGNYFEDFTVGQQIVHATPRTVTDGDLALYTALYGSRFALTSGASFAESLGMPGMPVDPLLVFHIVFGKTVPDISLNAVANLGYAGGRFGVPVYPGDTLAATSEVIGLKQNSNGKTGVVYVRTTGTNERGEMVVEYVRWVMVNKRDQDAPAPETVIPDLPGAVAIDDLQVPFEVTGDYDTTLAGSPFVWDDYEVGEKIDHVDGMTIEEAEHMIATRLYQNTAKVHFNQHVEGQGRNGRRLIYGGNIISLARALSFNGLANAQYVAAINGGSHTNPTFAGNTIYAWSEVLDRLEIPGRTDVGALRLRTVATKDRSGADFPLKGDDGKYDPSVVLDFDYTVLMPRR; encoded by the coding sequence ATGACGAGCAAGACCCAGCCGGGCAACTATTTCGAAGACTTCACCGTTGGCCAGCAGATCGTGCACGCGACGCCGCGCACCGTCACCGACGGCGACCTGGCGCTGTATACCGCGCTCTACGGCTCGCGGTTTGCCCTCACCTCTGGCGCCAGCTTCGCCGAATCGCTTGGTATGCCGGGAATGCCGGTCGATCCGCTGCTCGTCTTCCACATCGTCTTCGGCAAGACGGTGCCGGACATCTCGCTGAACGCCGTCGCCAACCTCGGGTATGCCGGCGGCCGGTTCGGCGTACCGGTCTATCCCGGCGACACCCTCGCCGCCACCTCTGAAGTGATCGGCCTGAAGCAAAACAGCAACGGCAAGACCGGCGTCGTCTACGTGCGCACCACGGGAACGAACGAGCGCGGCGAGATGGTCGTCGAGTACGTCCGCTGGGTCATGGTCAACAAGCGCGACCAGGACGCGCCCGCTCCCGAGACGGTGATCCCGGACCTGCCGGGCGCGGTCGCGATCGACGATCTTCAGGTGCCGTTTGAGGTCACCGGCGACTACGACACCACCCTCGCGGGGTCGCCTTTCGTCTGGGACGACTACGAAGTCGGCGAGAAGATCGACCATGTCGATGGCATGACGATCGAAGAAGCCGAGCACATGATCGCCACTCGGCTCTACCAAAACACCGCCAAGGTCCACTTCAACCAGCACGTGGAGGGCCAAGGCCGCAACGGGCGCCGGCTCATCTACGGCGGCAACATCATCAGCCTCGCCCGCGCCCTGTCGTTCAACGGCCTGGCCAACGCCCAGTACGTCGCCGCGATCAACGGCGGCAGCCACACCAACCCGACCTTCGCCGGCAACACCATCTACGCGTGGTCTGAGGTGCTCGATCGCCTGGAGATCCCCGGTCGCACCGACGTGGGCGCGCTGCGGCTGCGTACCGTCGCCACCAAGGATCGCAGCGGTGCCGACTTCCCGCTCAAGGGCGACGACGGCAA
- a CDS encoding LLM class flavin-dependent oxidoreductase → MDLSLWLPANRPWNELHDLAMRAEQRGWHGIWLADHFMTNTPEPNSEPMGECLAQLAALAAVVPRVRLGSLVLGNTYRHPAVVAKTAAAIDEICQGRFVLGIGAGWQVNEHTAYGIELGSVRERLAWFAEACEVITRLRSGEPVTFDGTRYQLRDASLSPGPVGSLPLLIGASGERTMPRIVAAYADEWNTWATPDVFAHKSAVMSRACEARDRDPATLRRTTQALIFIGADGAEKAAASGRPAIGGTTSQLTDIVGEYRDAGVDEFIVSTFGKRSVAEIDEFAEQFWTEIAAPLRS, encoded by the coding sequence ATGGATCTGAGCCTGTGGCTTCCCGCCAACCGCCCATGGAACGAGCTGCACGATCTCGCGATGCGCGCCGAGCAGCGCGGCTGGCACGGGATCTGGCTCGCCGACCACTTCATGACCAACACGCCCGAGCCAAACTCCGAGCCGATGGGTGAATGCCTCGCTCAACTTGCGGCGTTAGCCGCCGTCGTACCGCGGGTGCGTCTTGGCTCGCTCGTCCTCGGCAACACCTACCGGCACCCGGCGGTGGTGGCCAAAACCGCTGCGGCCATTGACGAAATCTGCCAGGGGCGGTTTGTCCTCGGCATCGGCGCAGGGTGGCAGGTCAACGAGCACACGGCATACGGAATTGAGCTCGGCAGCGTGCGCGAACGGCTCGCGTGGTTTGCCGAGGCCTGCGAAGTGATCACCCGCCTGCGCTCTGGCGAGCCGGTGACCTTCGACGGAACGCGCTATCAACTGCGCGATGCCTCGTTGAGTCCCGGGCCAGTCGGGTCGCTCCCGCTGCTCATCGGCGCGAGCGGTGAGCGGACCATGCCGCGCATCGTGGCGGCGTACGCCGACGAGTGGAACACCTGGGCGACCCCGGATGTATTTGCCCATAAGTCGGCCGTCATGAGCAGGGCGTGCGAAGCCCGCGATCGCGATCCGGCCACGTTGCGGCGTACGACGCAGGCGCTCATCTTTATCGGTGCCGACGGTGCCGAAAAGGCGGCGGCGTCAGGACGTCCGGCGATCGGCGGCACCACGTCGCAGCTGACCGACATCGTGGGTGAGTACCGCGACGCCGGCGTCGACGAGTTCATCGTCTCGACGTTCGGGAAGCGGAGCGTTGCCGAGATCGACGAGTTCGCCGAGCAGTTCTGGACCGAGATCGCCGCTCCGCTGCGGAGTTAA
- a CDS encoding alpha/beta fold hydrolase, translated as MTDRPAVHTTRIDGESRTVVFLHGLFGQGRNFASIAKTLTPKYGVLLVDLPNHGASAWTDSVDYLAMADSVAEAIRAQCGDEQVALVGHSMGGKVAMVVALRHPDLIAELVVVDIAPDASEGASEFAYLLESLAKIDLEAVGRRSDADLALAEMVHSATLRGFLLQNLQRSEGGWGWKANLELLRRELRAVGEFPEGLEQHPYTGPVLWIAGANSDYVQPERHGEQMRALFPRVRRIVIKGAGHWVHSEQPDTFIITLRRFLDDSEKHHAANPA; from the coding sequence GTGACCGACCGACCCGCCGTACACACCACCCGCATCGACGGAGAGAGCCGCACTGTCGTCTTTCTTCACGGGCTTTTCGGTCAGGGGCGCAACTTCGCCTCGATCGCCAAGACGTTGACGCCGAAGTACGGCGTACTGCTTGTCGATCTGCCCAACCACGGCGCGTCGGCCTGGACCGACTCAGTCGACTACCTCGCTATGGCGGACTCGGTGGCGGAGGCGATTCGAGCGCAGTGCGGCGATGAGCAGGTTGCGCTGGTCGGTCATTCGATGGGCGGCAAGGTCGCGATGGTCGTCGCGTTGCGCCATCCTGATTTGATCGCCGAGTTGGTTGTCGTCGATATCGCGCCGGATGCGAGCGAGGGCGCGTCGGAGTTCGCGTACCTGCTCGAGTCGCTGGCGAAGATCGACCTCGAGGCTGTCGGGCGGCGCTCCGACGCTGACCTGGCACTAGCCGAGATGGTGCACAGCGCGACGTTGCGTGGGTTCTTGCTGCAGAACCTGCAGCGCAGCGAGGGCGGGTGGGGCTGGAAGGCCAACCTCGAGCTCCTCCGCCGCGAGCTGCGAGCGGTGGGCGAGTTTCCCGAGGGCCTCGAACAGCACCCTTACACCGGACCTGTGCTGTGGATCGCCGGTGCAAACTCCGACTATGTCCAACCTGAGCGCCATGGGGAGCAGATGCGGGCACTGTTTCCACGAGTACGCCGCATCGTGATCAAGGGCGCCGGCCACTGGGTGCACTCCGAGCAGCCGGATACGTTCATCATCACGCTGCGCAGGTTCCTCGACGACTCTGAGAAGCACCACGCCGCGAACCCAGCCTGA
- a CDS encoding PhzF family phenazine biosynthesis protein: protein MDVPLFQIDAFAERPFEGNPAAVMPLAEWLPDDLLQRIAQENNLSETAFFVPDLPPDATGPPGPGPTYHLRWFTPSIEVTLCGHATLATAAYLFDDVDPSAERIWFWTLSGWLSVTRGDQQGWLRMNFPAEPSSPVDLDAVVVEALGVPVHEMLQSLDLICVAPSAADVLAATPDFSALARLPQRGFVLTAAAGERYAGIDFVSRWFGGESGVDEDPVTGSAHAQIAPYWAAALGKSHLVGRQISRRGGTVDCEVIGDRVELSGAYRRYLDGVVHL from the coding sequence ATGGATGTCCCGTTGTTCCAGATCGACGCGTTTGCCGAGCGGCCGTTTGAAGGCAACCCGGCGGCAGTCATGCCGCTTGCGGAGTGGCTGCCTGACGATCTACTGCAGCGAATCGCGCAGGAAAACAATCTCTCTGAGACCGCGTTTTTCGTGCCTGACCTGCCGCCTGACGCGACCGGCCCACCTGGCCCCGGGCCGACGTATCACCTGCGGTGGTTTACCCCGTCGATCGAAGTGACTCTCTGCGGTCACGCGACGTTGGCAACCGCGGCGTACCTGTTCGACGACGTCGACCCGTCGGCCGAGCGAATCTGGTTTTGGACGTTGAGCGGGTGGCTGAGCGTCACGCGAGGTGACCAGCAAGGTTGGCTGCGGATGAACTTTCCCGCCGAGCCGTCTTCCCCTGTCGACCTCGACGCTGTGGTCGTCGAGGCGCTGGGCGTGCCAGTGCACGAAATGCTGCAGTCCCTCGACCTGATCTGCGTCGCTCCTTCGGCTGCCGACGTACTCGCCGCGACGCCGGACTTCTCAGCCCTCGCCCGACTCCCGCAGCGCGGGTTCGTGCTCACCGCCGCTGCAGGTGAGCGGTACGCCGGAATTGACTTCGTATCGCGCTGGTTCGGCGGCGAGTCGGGCGTCGACGAAGATCCCGTCACCGGGTCGGCACACGCCCAGATCGCGCCGTACTGGGCGGCTGCATTGGGCAAATCCCACCTCGTCGGCCGGCAGATCTCCAGACGCGGCGGCACGGTTGACTGCGAGGTCATCGGCGATCGGGTGGAACTCAGCGGCGCATACCGGCGCTATCTCGATGGCGTCGTACACCTCTAG
- a CDS encoding class I SAM-dependent methyltransferase: protein MQGFSPESSFGPEAAGRYDDRPRGDGHAASEFLAARAHGARALEFAIGTGRIALPLSELGVEVDGIELSEAMVAQLRKKPGGADLDVWSGDMTAIRTGSSYGLIYVPSAWIKTNAYARPEDVAANAVVLDVCTYDPATQILDENHVRIGDDGVRFSPISCRLAWPSELDLMARIAGLSLLERYGGWHQQPYTGEGMHVSVYGRAPASSRARQTK from the coding sequence GTGCAAGGGTTCTCACCGGAGTCGAGCTTCGGTCCGGAAGCGGCCGGGAGGTACGACGACCGTCCGCGCGGTGACGGACACGCGGCGAGCGAGTTCCTAGCCGCCCGCGCCCACGGTGCCCGAGCACTGGAGTTTGCGATCGGCACCGGACGGATTGCGCTTCCACTATCCGAACTCGGCGTGGAAGTCGACGGCATCGAGCTGTCCGAGGCGATGGTTGCTCAGCTGCGCAAGAAGCCCGGGGGAGCAGACCTCGACGTGTGGTCCGGAGATATGACTGCCATCCGCACGGGATCCAGCTATGGGCTCATCTACGTGCCCAGCGCGTGGATTAAGACGAATGCATATGCGCGGCCGGAAGATGTGGCGGCGAACGCCGTCGTACTCGATGTCTGCACCTATGACCCGGCCACGCAGATCCTGGATGAAAACCACGTGCGGATTGGTGACGATGGCGTACGGTTCAGCCCGATCTCGTGCCGGCTCGCGTGGCCGTCCGAGCTCGACCTGATGGCGCGGATCGCAGGCCTGTCACTTCTCGAGAGATACGGCGGCTGGCACCAGCAGCCGTATACCGGCGAAGGCATGCATGTCTCGGTTTACGGTCGTGCACCAGCTTCGTCGCGCGCCCGGCAGACGAAGTAG